In one Salipiger abyssi genomic region, the following are encoded:
- a CDS encoding phage portal protein has product MTRSLTRVPLVPRKSGAAARDAGFAGTTPYVAADTGIDTMSGFLPSNRAVDAEILPNRNRATARARDLVRNNGWAAGAVSKEVDSVIGANFRPLLKPDWRALGLSADWAREFKEAVEGRWRSYAQDPRFLADTTRAQTVPQMFGTAYRTYLIEGEALALVNWRRRRPTRTTLRLVDPDLLCNPMTQPDQARLRGGIEISRDGIAKAYHFRQGHPETLWADAADQWRWKRIARETPHGRPQVLHFFDKTRDGQTRGISRLSPIVERLRMEDHYSRVELQAAVINAVLAAFIKSPMGPEVIDELFSDNGGEGFIAYQTARQQFYGQSGGVKVGGARVQALYPNDEIGMVQTARPAAQYADFESAVLRNIASGLGISYEQLASDWSKTNYSSARAAMIEIWRGWSARRTAFAQGFCQPFFMAWLEEQVLDGHIALPAGAPEFHAFWPAYARAKWIGPGKGFVDPVKEAQAAAMRVALGLSTLEEEAAELTGTDYADNMEQIKGEIAAMPDGTLHPMQESFAKLLGPAVGGRSQVSED; this is encoded by the coding sequence ATGACGCGATCCCTGACCCGCGTTCCGCTTGTCCCGCGCAAATCCGGGGCGGCGGCGCGCGATGCCGGGTTTGCCGGCACGACGCCCTATGTCGCGGCGGATACCGGGATCGACACGATGTCGGGCTTCCTGCCGTCGAACCGGGCGGTCGATGCCGAGATCCTGCCGAACAGGAACCGTGCCACCGCGCGCGCCCGGGATCTGGTGCGCAACAATGGCTGGGCGGCGGGTGCGGTGTCGAAGGAAGTCGACAGCGTCATTGGCGCGAACTTCCGCCCGCTGCTGAAACCGGACTGGCGGGCGCTCGGGTTGAGCGCGGACTGGGCGCGTGAGTTCAAGGAGGCGGTCGAGGGGCGCTGGCGGAGCTATGCGCAGGATCCCCGGTTCCTGGCGGACACCACGCGGGCGCAGACGGTGCCGCAGATGTTCGGCACCGCGTACCGCACATATCTCATCGAGGGCGAGGCGCTTGCCCTGGTGAACTGGCGTCGCCGGCGCCCGACCAGGACCACGCTGCGGCTGGTCGATCCGGATCTGCTCTGCAATCCGATGACCCAGCCCGATCAGGCGCGCCTGCGCGGGGGGATCGAAATCAGCCGCGACGGCATCGCGAAGGCCTATCATTTCCGGCAGGGGCATCCGGAAACGCTCTGGGCCGATGCGGCGGATCAATGGCGGTGGAAGCGCATCGCCCGCGAGACGCCACACGGGCGCCCGCAGGTACTGCATTTCTTCGACAAGACCCGGGACGGGCAGACACGCGGGATTTCGCGGCTCTCGCCGATTGTCGAGCGGCTGCGCATGGAGGACCACTACAGCCGCGTGGAGCTGCAAGCTGCGGTGATCAACGCGGTGCTGGCCGCGTTCATCAAATCGCCGATGGGGCCGGAGGTGATCGACGAGCTGTTCTCGGACAACGGCGGCGAGGGGTTTATCGCCTACCAGACCGCCCGGCAGCAGTTCTATGGCCAGTCGGGCGGCGTCAAAGTTGGCGGTGCCCGCGTCCAGGCGCTCTATCCGAACGACGAGATCGGCATGGTGCAGACCGCCCGGCCGGCGGCGCAATATGCGGATTTCGAAAGCGCGGTGCTGCGCAACATCGCCTCGGGGCTGGGCATCAGCTACGAGCAGCTCGCCTCGGACTGGTCCAAGACCAACTATTCGAGCGCGCGCGCCGCGATGATCGAGATCTGGCGGGGCTGGAGCGCCCGGCGCACCGCCTTTGCCCAGGGCTTTTGCCAGCCGTTTTTCATGGCCTGGCTGGAGGAGCAGGTGCTGGACGGTCACATTGCGCTGCCCGCGGGCGCGCCGGAATTCCACGCGTTCTGGCCGGCCTATGCGCGGGCAAAATGGATCGGGCCGGGCAAGGGCTTTGTCGATCCGGTCAAGGAAGCTCAGGCGGCAGCGATGCGCGTGGCGCTCGGTCTTTCGACGCTTGAGGAGGAGGCGGCGGAGCTGACCGGCACCGACTACGCCGACAACATGGAACAGATCAAAGGCGAGATCGCGGCCATGCCCGATGGCACGCTGCACCCGATGCAGGAGAGCTTCGCCAAGCTGCTCGGCCCTGCGGTGGGCGGCCGGTCCCAGGTATCAGAGGACTGA
- a CDS encoding phage terminase large subunit family protein, which produces MGFLISAREVIARAIAQVIDPPPPPDITRWCEQNIVFDARSPMPGPFDIARFAFLREIHEVLSPEHAAREVTIRGSAQWGKTVSIIQPTLGEWHEYTPLDSLIVHPTGSAASEWVNNKWMPMRRQAPGLIRVFGAGKGENRDNTFNQETLDRNGSLKVASAGSPADLTGTSRRLVIMDDLSKFEPSEKGDPEKLAESRASGFEDAKIVRVSTSMIKGTCRITASYERSDRRLYHVPCPSCGFEQPLTWENFRANIDPENLAAAHFRCESCGKPIRHGDKEKIVRLGRWVKHNPGGSHPGFHLWRAYAPQRDWASIAVEYAQVMGWTRLEASGGDKKPAAPTAVNAAVEQVFWNDVLGLPYEQATDAPDWEALRDRTENAEPGEVLERGVLPATGFIFAAGVDCQDDRLEVQLVAFGRNRRRWVIDYRVIPHHIGDDEGRAALNALLKQSWKTELGLPVSIDMLAIDGGAYTDDVWSWAKSHPWSRVIIVKGASTQNGPLMAAQRFERRKDGKAKRAQKRAFNLNVSSLKAGLYAHLGKEDPSERGHTRFARALGDEYYRMLAAETRVVSRNAQGVMTSKWVLVEPTRRNEALDTMNYAEGAAMRRGWHSMTDDQWDALAAERSAIPPDRQGDLFDAELPIAAAAQREPRQSAQKPETDAARRLLNVLRPDAD; this is translated from the coding sequence GTGGGCTTCCTGATCTCGGCAAGGGAGGTGATCGCCCGGGCGATTGCCCAGGTCATCGATCCACCGCCGCCGCCCGATATCACGCGCTGGTGCGAGCAGAACATCGTCTTCGATGCGCGGTCGCCGATGCCGGGGCCCTTCGACATCGCCCGGTTCGCGTTCCTGCGCGAGATCCACGAGGTGCTGTCGCCGGAACACGCGGCGCGAGAGGTGACGATCCGCGGCTCTGCGCAATGGGGCAAGACGGTATCGATCATTCAGCCGACCCTTGGGGAATGGCATGAATACACGCCGCTCGACTCGCTGATCGTGCATCCGACCGGCAGTGCCGCGAGCGAGTGGGTCAACAACAAGTGGATGCCGATGCGCCGGCAGGCGCCGGGGCTGATCCGGGTGTTCGGCGCGGGGAAGGGCGAAAACCGCGACAACACGTTCAACCAGGAAACGCTCGATCGAAACGGCTCGCTGAAGGTCGCCTCGGCGGGCTCGCCTGCGGACCTGACGGGCACCAGCCGGCGGCTGGTCATCATGGATGACCTGTCGAAATTCGAGCCGTCGGAAAAGGGCGATCCGGAAAAGCTGGCGGAGAGCCGGGCGTCCGGGTTCGAGGATGCAAAGATCGTGCGGGTCAGCACGTCGATGATCAAGGGCACCTGCCGGATCACCGCGTCTTACGAGCGCAGCGACCGGCGGCTCTATCATGTCCCGTGCCCGAGCTGCGGGTTTGAGCAGCCGCTGACCTGGGAGAATTTCCGGGCGAATATCGACCCGGAGAACCTGGCTGCGGCGCATTTCCGTTGCGAGAGCTGCGGCAAGCCGATCCGCCACGGCGACAAGGAAAAGATCGTCCGGCTTGGCCGCTGGGTGAAGCATAATCCCGGCGGCAGCCATCCGGGGTTTCATCTCTGGCGCGCCTACGCACCGCAGCGGGACTGGGCCTCGATCGCGGTCGAATATGCGCAGGTCATGGGCTGGACCCGGCTCGAGGCGAGCGGCGGCGACAAGAAACCGGCAGCGCCGACGGCGGTCAACGCCGCGGTCGAACAGGTGTTCTGGAACGACGTTCTCGGGCTGCCTTACGAGCAGGCCACCGATGCGCCGGACTGGGAGGCGCTGCGCGACCGGACGGAGAACGCCGAACCGGGCGAGGTGCTGGAGCGCGGCGTGCTCCCGGCGACCGGGTTCATCTTTGCCGCCGGCGTCGATTGCCAGGATGACCGCCTTGAGGTGCAGCTTGTCGCCTTCGGCAGGAACCGGCGCCGCTGGGTCATCGACTATCGGGTGATCCCGCATCACATCGGTGACGATGAGGGCCGCGCGGCGCTCAATGCGCTGCTGAAACAGAGCTGGAAAACCGAGCTGGGGCTGCCGGTCTCGATCGACATGCTGGCCATCGACGGCGGCGCTTATACCGATGACGTCTGGAGCTGGGCGAAATCGCACCCGTGGTCACGGGTGATCATCGTGAAGGGCGCCTCGACGCAAAACGGGCCCTTGATGGCGGCGCAACGGTTCGAGCGCCGCAAGGACGGCAAGGCCAAGCGGGCGCAGAAACGCGCGTTCAACCTGAATGTGTCGTCGCTCAAGGCGGGGCTCTATGCGCATCTCGGTAAAGAGGATCCGAGCGAGCGCGGACATACCCGCTTCGCCCGGGCGCTGGGGGATGAGTATTACCGCATGCTCGCGGCGGAGACCCGTGTGGTGAGCCGCAACGCGCAGGGCGTGATGACGTCGAAATGGGTGCTGGTGGAGCCGACCCGGCGCAACGAGGCGCTGGACACGATGAACTATGCCGAGGGTGCCGCGATGCGGCGCGGCTGGCATTCGATGACCGATGACCAATGGGACGCGCTGGCGGCGGAGCGGTCGGCGATTCCGCCGGATCGTCAGGGCGACCTGTTCGACGCCGAGCTGCCGATCGCTGCCGCTGCACAAAGAGAACCGCGCCAGTCGGCGCAGAAACCGGAAACCGACGCCGCCAGGCGTCTCCTGAATGTGTTGAGGCCAGATGCCGATTGA
- the gpW gene encoding gpW family head-tail joining protein, translated as MPIDTATLETRLAEAETALHALLMGESVTVTAYDGHRTEYAPADETRLRRYIQSLRRQLGRRPAGAMSRPVIF; from the coding sequence ATGCCGATTGATACCGCCACGCTGGAAACCCGCCTCGCCGAAGCGGAGACGGCATTGCATGCGCTGCTGATGGGGGAGAGCGTGACCGTTACCGCCTATGACGGGCACCGTACGGAATATGCGCCGGCGGACGAAACGAGGCTGCGCCGCTACATTCAGAGCCTCCGGCGCCAGCTCGGCAGGCGGCCCGCCGGTGCAATGTCGCGCCCGGTGATCTTCTGA